A window of the Clostridia bacterium genome harbors these coding sequences:
- the ruvX gene encoding Holliday junction resolvase RuvX: MRIMGIDYGDSRIGISISDPFGWTAQGVETIHLKGGLQKALERIHHLIKEYNINKVVVGFPRNMNGTIGPRGEKTLEFIDMIGKYTTENNLSDFEIIKWDERLTTVAANRTMHELGVKTSKKKGVVDQIAAVYILQGYLDSIKK, from the coding sequence ATGCGGATAATGGGAATTGATTATGGAGACAGCAGAATCGGAATATCTATTAGCGACCCGTTTGGGTGGACAGCTCAGGGAGTGGAAACTATCCATTTGAAAGGGGGCTTGCAAAAGGCTCTTGAGAGAATACACCACTTAATTAAGGAATATAATATTAATAAAGTAGTTGTGGGATTTCCCAGAAATATGAACGGTACTATAGGTCCCAGAGGGGAAAAGACACTGGAATTCATTGATATGATTGGTAAATACACTACAGAAAACAACCTGAGTGATTTTGAAATAATTAAATGGGATGAACGGCTTACAACGGTAGCAGCAAACAGGACCATGCATGAACTGGGTGTTAAGACATCAAAGAAAAAAGGTGTGGTTGACCAAATAGCGGCTGTGTACATTTTACAAGGTTATCTGGATAGTATAAAAAAATAA
- a CDS encoding DUF1292 domain-containing protein has protein sequence MSEERDDLVVLVDENGDEVEFEHIDTIEMNGNEYVILIPFTTEEEQDSDEVVILKIEHGEEGEDSFVSVEDEEELNQVFEEFKQRMEDEYEFDGEE, from the coding sequence ATGTCAGAAGAAAGAGACGATCTAGTGGTACTGGTTGACGAAAATGGTGATGAGGTTGAATTCGAGCATATTGACACCATTGAAATGAATGGGAACGAGTATGTAATTTTAATTCCTTTCACTACTGAAGAAGAACAGGATTCAGATGAAGTTGTTATTCTTAAAATAGAGCACGGGGAAGAAGGCGAAGATTCTTTCGTAAGTGTTGAGGACGAAGAAGAACTCAATCAGGTGTTTGAAGAATTCAAGCAAAGAATGGAAGACGAATATGAATTTGATGGAGAAGAATAA
- a CDS encoding flagellar brake domain-containing protein, with protein sequence MNIREIVIGTRLEVELINSLGEKTGQTYVSQLIDIVNNEDALILCPIYESKFVFIAQGSNMRSLFMHDKYGLMSFTAVVTNKEKKGNILLLHIKLTSEIEKIQRRKYYRFDCNLNALYRIHNETDPAQENSPVPESAEFKKAITRNLSGNGTCIVVSENIPKGSFVEVQVFLSDNNPIKAVCIIMRNSEIHTSKEKKYELGLYFKKISAKDQDSVVKYIFDQQRLQLKRESK encoded by the coding sequence ATGAACATTCGGGAAATAGTGATAGGAACAAGACTTGAGGTTGAATTAATAAACAGCTTGGGTGAAAAAACAGGGCAAACATATGTCAGCCAGCTTATTGATATAGTTAATAATGAGGATGCATTGATTCTATGTCCCATATATGAATCAAAGTTTGTATTTATTGCTCAAGGAAGTAATATGAGATCTTTATTCATGCATGACAAGTACGGTCTCATGTCTTTTACCGCAGTAGTTACAAACAAGGAAAAAAAAGGTAACATATTGCTCCTTCATATAAAGCTTACCAGCGAAATAGAAAAAATTCAGAGAAGAAAATACTATAGATTTGACTGTAACCTAAATGCTCTATACCGTATACATAACGAAACGGATCCCGCTCAGGAGAATAGCCCTGTACCCGAATCTGCAGAATTCAAAAAGGCAATCACCCGAAACTTAAGCGGTAACGGAACCTGTATAGTCGTAAGTGAAAATATCCCTAAAGGTTCTTTTGTAGAAGTTCAGGTTTTCCTGAGTGACAATAATCCGATTAAGGCAGTTTGTATTATAATGCGTAATTCTGAAATTCACACTTCAAAGGAAAAGAAATATGAACTAGGCCTATATTTTAAGAAAATTTCTGCAAAGGACCAGGATAGCGTAGTTAAGTACATTTTTGATCAGCAAAGACTCCAGCTGAAAAGGGAGAGTAAATAA
- a CDS encoding DUF3048 domain-containing protein encodes MNRKNLTILIVLLVIITYLSACDNDKSSVSKNTSTKPETSKVSTAEEQTNSVQPEKKEDAKKNDFVFPIDGIRPMAVMIDNEGNRPLPQGGLYKAQVIYEIIVEGGVTRLMPVFWNTEPEMIGPVRSSRHYFIDYAMEHDAIYVHFGYSPQALSDLKKFKINNVNGVANGGEVFWDLTKDRYNWQDSYTSPQKVSAYTKRVKYRTTTDKKSVFSFNTEDTALVDGQKAEKILVKYSNDYKCSYVYDTATSMYMRFRKDKPHTDRITKDQLSAKNIIIQYVGNNRIKGDTKDRQELGNVGKGKGLFITNGKVIEITWSKASRTAPTKYNDTNGNAIRLNPGQTWIQIVPKSNPASIS; translated from the coding sequence ATGAATAGAAAAAACTTAACAATTCTGATCGTTTTATTGGTTATTATAACATATCTTTCTGCTTGTGACAATGACAAAAGCTCGGTCAGCAAGAATACATCGACAAAACCGGAAACCTCTAAAGTGAGCACCGCAGAGGAACAGACAAATAGTGTACAGCCTGAAAAGAAGGAAGATGCTAAGAAGAATGATTTTGTTTTTCCTATAGACGGAATCAGACCAATGGCAGTAATGATCGATAATGAAGGAAACAGACCTTTGCCTCAAGGTGGACTATATAAAGCTCAAGTCATATATGAAATCATAGTAGAGGGCGGTGTAACGAGACTGATGCCGGTCTTTTGGAATACCGAACCTGAAATGATAGGACCTGTGAGGAGTTCCAGACATTACTTTATTGATTATGCAATGGAACATGATGCAATTTATGTACATTTCGGATATAGCCCACAGGCTCTGAGCGACCTGAAAAAATTCAAGATAAACAATGTTAATGGTGTTGCCAACGGTGGCGAAGTTTTCTGGGATTTGACAAAGGACAGATATAACTGGCAAGATTCCTATACCTCACCCCAGAAGGTCAGTGCATATACTAAGAGGGTCAAATACAGGACAACTACAGACAAAAAAAGTGTATTTTCCTTTAATACAGAGGATACAGCGCTTGTTGACGGACAGAAGGCAGAAAAGATACTTGTTAAGTACTCAAACGATTACAAGTGCAGTTATGTGTACGATACCGCAACAAGTATGTACATGAGGTTTAGAAAGGACAAGCCTCATACTGATAGAATAACCAAAGACCAGCTTTCCGCAAAGAATATAATTATTCAATATGTGGGCAATAACCGTATAAAGGGAGACACTAAAGACAGGCAGGAGTTAGGTAATGTAGGCAAGGGGAAAGGTCTTTTCATAACAAACGGAAAGGTTATAGAGATTACCTGGTCCAAGGCATCCAGAACAGCACCAACCAAGTATAATGACACAAATGGGAACGCAATCAGGTTGAATCCGGGGCAGACATGGATTCAAATCGTTCCTAAAAGTAACCCGGCAAGTATAAGTTAA